One Ignavibacteriales bacterium genomic window, GTCGAATTTTATCCTCGTCGAAGGATTGAATGGGTTCGGGAAGTTTTGATAGAGATTAAAAATCGTAGGTATTTCCGACGAAATGTTTAGTATGTCGGTTACTCCACCTGTAGTGGTCTTTAAAATAGTTGTATTACTTGCGAGAGCCCAACCGGTTAAGGCGTCTATAAAATAAATTCTCCCGTTAATATTTGAGGCTGTTGTATTTTGTGTTGTCCAGCTTTCTCCCCCGTTATTAGTACGGAAGATCTTTCCCGTGAACCCGACTGTAGTAACCCATCCAGTGTCCTTATTGAGGAAAAAGAAATTCCATATATAGCTTCCGGTAAAGTTATTAGTATCAATTGCACTCCATATGCTTCCGCCGTTTGTTGATTTATAAAGTACGTTTTGGAAAGATGTATTTTTCATAATGTAACCGGTATTTTCATCAAAAAATTGCATTCCTTTAAAGGGACTAAAAGTCCCATTTGCTGAGTCGATCAGCACACTTGACCAGTTATCTCCACCATTACTTGTTTTGAGTATTTTGTTTACAAATGTTCCTACATCGTCTGCAAAATAACAATACACCCATCCTATATCAGGATTTATAAAGCTTACCTTTTCATAAGAAAAATAATCGGAGAGAAGTAAAGACCAATTATTTCCACCATCTGATGTCTTAATAAGTGATCCCTCAGTGACAAACATTGGTACATCGCCAGATGCCATAAAACCAATACCTTGATTTATGAAGAGCAAATCTTTTATAGTATAAGTGCTTACCATGGGTCCCCAGTTTAAGCCTCCATTGGTAGTCTTCTGGATAAAACTATATGGAATTGGACTTACGGTTGAACCCCCCGTTAACCAGCCGGTTTGACTGTTAATTAAATATACTCCCCCATATACAATAGTACTGCTGGTATCTGGGACAGGATATCCCGACCAAAGAGATCCCCCATTTGTTGTTTTGTAGTACTTGTGCTGGCCGGTCAAGATTCCTGTGTTTTGGTCTGCAAAATCATAACTCCCTCCGCCCGGGGATGGTATTGTAAATGCCACCCATCCATTTTGAGAAAATAAATTAGATCCGGAGAAAAGTATTAATAAAAGTAATATCACTTTCCTCATTTTACCATTACCATCCTTTTGGTTTTAATGAAGCTTCCGCTTTGCAATTTATAAAAATACACCCCGCTCGGTAGTCCCGATCCATCGAAATTGTACTCATAGCTTCCCGGCTGCAATTCCTTGTTTACAAGCTCTGCAATCTCCTTCCCTGACATATCATAAACCGATAATTTGACCTTTGACTTTTCACCTCTCACCGTTTGAGGTATGTCGAATTTTATCTTTGTCGTGGGATTAAAGGGGTTCGGGTAATTTTGGTGTAGGGAAAACTCAGTCGGTATCTCAGTTGAAAGCGGTTCTATACTTGTCACTCCACCGGTACCGGTTCTCAGGATAGTTGTTCCGTTTGCAATTGCCCACCCCGTTAATGTGTTTGTAAAATAGATGTCACCGGTAACATCCGGAGTCGGTATGCTTTGCATTGTCCAGTTCATGCCACCGTTGTTAGTTCTGAATATCGTTCCCGTCGCGGTTACCCAGCCGGTATCATTATTTATGAAGTAAAATTTCCTAAGCTGGCGCCCCGCAAAAACATTCGTATCGAGCATGGACCAATTATCACCGCTGTTTGTAGATTTGTATAGCTTGTTCTTTAGCAGATAGCCTGTGTTTGCGTTTGTGAACTGGATTTTCTTAAGTGGATCTACAGGAAAAGCAATTGCCGAATCCCGGATTAGGGTTGTCCAGCTGTTTCCTCCACTTGTTGTTCTCAGCATTAGACTTATATATGTTCCGATGTCATCACCGTATGACCCAATCGCCCATCCCGTATTTACATTTATGAAACTAACGTCAACAAAATAGTATCCGCCGTAAATTCCTGCCCAGTTCATTCCTCCATCAGTAGTTTTCTTAATACCTCCTTCAGTCCAAAATCCGTTTGTACCTCCTGCCGCTACATAACCTGTGTTCTCATTTAAAAACTGGATATCTTTGACCGGACCTGCATTTTCGCCCTGGCTCCAGTTCACTCCCCCGTTCGTTGTCTTATATGTAACACCCCCGGTTAAACCTATGGGGAAGTTAAATACTTCATATGCCATTCCAAGCCAGCCGGTATTTGCATTTATAAAAAATACCGCATTATAATAATTAAAATTATGTGGATATGGCACAGAATCCGATGACCATGTATTACCGCCGTTAGTGGTTCGGCTGTATATGTATTTGCCTGTTACTAAGCCGTTATTGTCATCAGCAAAATGAAACGCATCTCCGCCCGGAAATGAGTACGCCACCCAGCCGTTCTGGGCATTTACTTCAAGGGGTAATATTAAAAAGATTAACGGGAGCCAGAGAGTTTGTAATAGTTTTCTCATGGCTTATTTTTTATGATTTATGGTAGCCTTTTTAAAATGGCTATAAAGAAAATCAAAATCAATAGCTAACTTTTATTTGAATTGAACAAAGTGTCTCAATAACATATTTTATAATAATGAAGAATATTATTACACCAATAATATTATTCACCTATTTTTGTTCGGTTTTTAGCACGGGCGTAATTTATTGCGGCTTGATGCTAAATTCCTCTTATATCCAAAAAGAGCTGTGTGTAAAAAAAGACGAACCCGGCAACTGCTGTAAAGGAAAGTGCTACATATCCAAAGAGCTGAATGCCGGAAGCGAAAAAACAAGTTCAGGAAAAAGAGCCGGGAATAACCAAAACGAAAACCTTTCGCCGCATTTATCAGCTTCAAATAGTTTAGTAATACAATTTGGGAATGATCTGTTTTATGGAATGAATTCCCATCGGATTGTGAACTTATTGCAAAAACCGTCCGTGCCTCCGCCGGAATGTGTTTAATCTTATCTCATTTTGCTATAGATATATTAAATCACTTAAAAAAATAGAACAAATGAAATATTTAACATTATTATTGATCATTTTTATATCTTCTCCGGCTCTTTGGGCAGACGAACCGGGCGACTTCGATCTGAAGTTATCCCTTAAAAATGTCTCAAAAACCAATTATTCTCCTTTACATAGATCTGATGATGGGAAAGGCTACTGGACAAGTGCACGCCCGGACGGTCACGCCCCTATTGGAGTTATGGGTGACCACGTACACAGCAAAGGTGAAATGATGTTTTCATACAGGTTCATGAATATGTATATGAGCGGTATGCTTGATGGTACGGATGAAGTCCTCGAGGAAACCGTAGTAACACCGAGCGGTCCTTATTATTATACGGTAACACCAAAGAATATGACGACGCAGATGCACATGCTCGGCATTATGTATGCGCCGTCGAATTACGTTACTATTACAGCGATGGTTCCCTACCTGATCAAGTCTATGGATCATACTACACGCAGCGGTGTCAATTTCACTACGGAATCTAATGGACTTGGCGATATTACTCTATCAGGTATATTTAAGCTGTATAATAAGAATCGAAACGCCATTCTTGGAAATTTAGGTGTAATATTCCCATCGGGAAAGATCGACGCGATGGACGTTACACCGGCATCATCTCCAAATGAAACTATACTGCCTTACCCGATGCAGCTGGGAAGCGGAACATTCGGCATTATGCCGGCAATTACTTACCTGGGGCAGACGAAAGGTTTTTCCTGGGGTGTACAGTCCGGCGCGACTATCCGTTTCGGTGAGAATAACCGTGATTACCGTCTCGGAAATAAGTATTACGGTACGATCTGGGCAGCAGCCCCTATAGCTCAATGGATCAGCGCTTCTTTCAGAGTAACGGGAAATAGGGTAGATAACATCACAGGTGCAGATACTACGCTTAACGCTAATATGGTGCCTACTGCGAACCCGAATCTGCAGGCAGGAACCAGAGTTGATGCCGCATTTGGCTTTAACCTATATAGCTATACCGGTGGTACGAGGAATCTTAGGTTTGGTATCGAGGGTTCATCTCCGATCTATCAGAATCTCGACGGTCCACAGCTAAAGGCTTCATGGAGCGTAACCGCAGGTATCCAGTATTCGTTTACACTTCATAAGTAAATAATACAAACCGGTTTTTAAGAAAAAAGCCTCTATATAGAGGCTTTTTTCATTTCTTTCTTGATCTCCTTTTTTAGTCTCTTGCCCGATTTGGTTAGATTATATAAACCTTCTTTTTTTGAATTTGTCAGCTCGATAAAGCCCATATCCTTGAGTATCTTTGTATCCCTTGCGAAAGTAGCCCGGGATACCCCCGATCTTTGTTTCAAAGTGTTGCAGTCCAGTGTCTGGTTTTCAAAGAATAATCCCATCATATCCGAGATTCTGTCATATACTGGATTTAGATAATTCCCGCTCGTTAGGTCCTTAAGCTTATTTTTTATCAGTGCTGTTTTTCCTGCATCCGGCTCCGATATCTCCTCCGAAATCGGTACTTCCTCTAGAGTATTTTTGCCGGTGCCTTTCTCTTTTTGGAGAGTTTCTATTATGGACTTAAAGTAATTAGTGTTTTTCAACAGTTCCTTGTTCTCTTTCTTCAGGGATTCCTTTTTATCGAATAGGGAATCGGATTTTATCATGAGATCCTGGAGCTTTACATTCAAACTGTCTATTTTTTTCTCACTAAGCGCCAATTCCTGAGTTAATGCCTCAATTTGTTTATTTAAAGCATCATTCTCTAATATGAGTTTTCCGTTAGCTCTCTTTATATTATCATTTATGGATTTTAATGTATCATAGTCCATATTCAAAAATATATCTTTTATTTGAAAATGTAAAGAATTTTTTCTCATGCTTCATTTTCTTATATTGAATGCCTCTAACCATGGAAAAAATTCTCATTATAGGCTGTAGCGGGGGAGGAAAATCCACCCTGGCAAGAAAGATAGGCAATATTCTCACCCTGCCCGTGATTCATCTGGACATCCATTTCTGGAAATCCGGCTGGATAGAATCGACGGATGAGGAGTGGATTCCAAAAGTCAAAGAGCTGGTAAAGCAGGATAAATGGGTTATGGATGGAAATTTTGGTGAGACTATCCCTATCCGGGTCGAAGCCGCTGACACCGTCATTTTCCTAGATACTTCCCGCACTTTGCAATTATGGGGAGTATTCACGCGCGTATTAAAATTTTATGGAAAAACGCGCCCCGATCTGCCGGAGGGATGCCCGGAGAGGTTCGATTGGGCTTTTACAAAATGGGTTTGGCAGTATAATAAGAACAATCGCCCGAAGATCCTTAATTTTCTTACCAACTATAAAGATTCCAAAAATATCATAATTCTCAAAAACCGCAAAGAGATGAACGAATTTGCGAGGAGCCTTTGTAGATAACCCATAATTGACACATCTTTTTCCGTTTTCACCTTTAGACATCGTGTACCAATCCTTATATTACTATAACCGCGCTAAAATCTAACATTATGAATAATCTGCTTATCCTTCACGGTGCAATAGGCTCCGTCAAACAATTCACCCATCTCATCAGATTTCTCGAAAGCGATTTTAAAGTATATGCGATAGATTTCTCCGGACACGGCGGTAGCGAGATACCTGCCGAAGATTTCACTATAGAGATGTTTGCGAATGACGTCCTCGATTGGATGGCAAAAAAGGAAATAGACAAAATAGACATCTTCGGATACAGTATGGGCGGGTATGTTGGCTTATTCTTAGCACGGTTCTATCCGGAAAAAATAGGGCGCGTATTTACGCTCGCGACTAAATTCCACTGGCACGAAGAGACTGCTAAACGCGAAGCCTCAATGCTCGACCCGGATAAGATTATGGATAAATTCCCGGCGTTTGCCGAGGAACTGAAGCACCGCCACGCTCCCGAGGACTGGGCTGAAGTACTGCGGAAAACCGCTAAAATGATGATCGCTCTCGGGCATAATAATACAATAAAGGATGCGGACTTCCGTGCGATAGAAAACACCGCTCTCGTCAGCGTTGGTGACCGGGATAAAATGGTCTCCATCGAAGAGACGCTTGGTGTTTACCGCCAGCTAAAGAACGGGCAAATGCTGGTGCTTCCCGATACATATCATCCTATAGAAAAAGTTTCCGGCGATAAGCTGATCCATGAGATAATAGATTTCTTTAGAGGTTGAGATAAGTATAGTGATTTATATCACTCCGTTTTTTTCATTTTTTTATTGAGGCGGATTTCGTTAATATGGAATTATGAATGATTGTGAGTTTTATATCAATCATAGCTCAACCTTACCGGATGACTTAATTGTCAGATATAAAGGCGTATTTGATAACGGGGAAATACTGCACTTTCACCGGTCGCTCCCCGGGTACCAGCCGACACCCCTTTACAGCCTTTCCTCGCTTGCGGCAGGTCTGAATATTGGTGAACTCTGGGTCAAAGATGAATCCGAGAGAATGGGTCTAAAAGCATTCAAAGTGCTCGGTGCTTCCTATGCGATAAGTAAGATGCTGGATGGTCTGTCTAAAGATGCTGTATTTTGCACCGCGACCGATGGCAATCACGGCAAAGCGGTTGCATGGTCAGCGAGGATGGCAGGCAGGCACGCCGTTATTTTTATGCCGGCATCGACTGTCGAGTCGAGGATACACAATATCGAGAATGAAGGCGCGAAGGTAATCGTTGTTGGAGGAGATTACGATGATGCGGTACACATGGCAAAGGAGAAAGCATCTGAGAAGGGATGGATACTGGTGCAGGACACTTCTTGGGATGGATACACCGACATACCTGTTAATATAATGGCGGGATATAGCACGGTCTTTAGAGAAATGGAAGACACGCTTCATAAGCCGGGTGAGCCCGCGTTCGATATAGTTTTTTTAAAAGCAGGTGTGGGCAGCTGGGCGGCATCTGCCGCATGGTATTACCATGAAAGATATCGCGAAAAGCGTCCTAAGATCGTTCTTGTCGAACCTTCTTCCGCCGATTGCGTAATGGAATCTAAAAAACGGGGCATGCCTGTTCCTATAGAAAGATCCGGCGAAACGATGATGGCTGGGCTTAATTGCGCGACTGCATCGAGACTGGCCTGTGAGATACTGCACAATAGCGTCGATCTCTTTCTTTCGATCCCTGACTGGTATGCTGGCGCGGCGATGAATGCGCTGTATTATGCTAAAGATGAAGACGAGCAGATTATTTCCGGTGAATCCGGAGCCGCCGGGCTTGGCGGATTGCTTGCAATGCTCAGGGAGGATTCACTCGGTGAGGCAAGAGATTTTATCGGGCTGAATCATAATTCGCGTGTGCTGGTGTTTAATACGGAGGGTAATACAGACCCCATCAATTTCAATAAGATCATACATGGAGATTAAAAAGAACTGGCAGGAAGATTTTTTTATAGATGGATGGGATAAATTCCAGGATGCCTATCTTGCTCCGGAAAGAGCAATTGAAGAAACTAACTTCATTGATGAATTTGCAAAAGAACGGGGGTACAAGAAAGTCCTCGATATACCGTGTGGTACAGGCAGAATATCCATTCCGGTCGCGCAAAGAGGGTACGAGGTTACGGGCATAGATTTTAATCCCAACGCTGTCAGGATCGCCCGGGAAAGGTCATCCGGCATGAATATCGAATTTGTCGAGGGTGATATGAGAGAGATCTCTTACAGGGAAGAGTTTGATCTGATCACATGTATGTGGGGAAGTCTGGGTTATTTTTCAGATGAGGAAAATTTTAACTTCTTTTGTTCTCTATACAAAGCCCTTCGTCCAGGTGGTGCGGCGGTTTTTGACACATTGACGCTCGAAAGTATTATGCGTATATACAGCCCGACCGATACAAGGAAAATGGAAGGTGGATACCTTATTGAAGAACGCAAATACGATGCAAGGAATTCGCGGATTAATGTTGAATGGATTTTTTTGCGCGGTAAAGAGGAACTCAAAGTTCACAGTAGCATAAGGATTTACACTTATAAAGAGCATATCGATATGCTGGAAAAAGCCGGGTTTACGGAATTTCGTTCCTTTGGCGGATTCAAAGGCGAAGAGTTTACTGTTAACTCCCGCCGGCTCGAACTGATCGCAATCAAATAACACTATATGGTAATAAAAATACTCCGAATCGATCATGTGCAGGTTTGTATCCCCCCGGGCAAGGAAACCGAAGCGCGCAACTTTTACTCCGGTATCCTTGAACTAGAGGAGATCGAAAAACCCGAGGCGCTAAAACCTAACGGAGGTCTATGGTACAGGGTAGGGGAGAACCAGGAGCTTCACATTGGTGTCGAAGAACCCGGCTCTCTGACAAAAGCACACCCGGCTTTTGAGATCCTGCACCTGGACGAAGCCCGTAATTATCTCGAAAGAAGCGGCATCGAAATTCACGAGGAGACGCGTATACCCGGTGTCAGCCGGTTTTCCATACGTGACCCGTTCGGTAACAGGCTCGAGTTTCTCGAAAAGCTGTCATAGTGTCTAGTTATATTTCATCGCTTCACTGCCAAAGGATTTCCTGATCAGCCCCATCTGCCCGATATGATACGCCTCATGATGCACCATAAAAGAGACCGCACCTAGAATAGTATTATCCACTGCAGGAAATTCGAACGGCGCTTTAGCACTTAGGACTTCATCGCTTGCGTTTGCCAGTCCTTCTTCTACTTTTCCGGCGATAGCATCCCAATCCTGCAGTGACTCCTCGAGTGTCGGGTATTCGATTGTCTCATCCAGCTTCTTACCCTGTCCGATAATATCAAAATGAGGTTCCTCTATCTCCATCCCCGTCAGCTGTCCGATAAAATACCTCGTCGAAACTACATGTGCCGCAAGCCACCTGAGGTGGTTGGTGTTCCCGTTTATTCTCTCCGTTTCTTTTTCCGGGTCAATGTCTTTGAGCACGTTTTTGAATAATCTTGTTTGCAGTCTCAGAATGTCCGAAAGCCCTGCTGTTGTTTGTGTTGCTTCCATTTTGGTTTTAAGGTTTATTTAAATGAATTTTTACCGTTTATTAATTAGACCGCGGGAAATGTATCGGCGTGACAGATATTCCCCAAAAAAATTGTGAAATAGTAAATTTCCTCAAAAATCCGTAACTTTATTGAAATAAATCGCAGGGTTATGGAAGAAAACAAAACAACATCGACGTCAGGTTTGGGTAAATTTCTCATGGGGGTCGTTGTTATTGCCACACTTATATCGATTTTCTTTTTCGTCAAACTCATCATCGATTCATTTACTTTCCGGTAATCTAAATATTTAAATGAAGATCTTATTTACACTTTTTACTTTATGTACGGTTTTGTCTGTAAATTCGTATGCCCAGTTTCCAAACGGATGGATCGGTAATTGGGAAGGCGATCTCATAGCTCATAATCAGCCCGGTGATAAGAACCAGGTTATAAAGATGAAGCTCAGCATACAGGAGTCACCGAAAGTTGGCGTGAGATTGTGGAATATATGGTACGACGACAATAACGGCGGAGCGTGGAGAAATTATGAGCTCGTCGGCGATAACCCGGAATCCGGTGTTTATAAAATGGACGAGCTGAATTCCATTACTCTCGATATGTTTTACTTTAATGATGCTTTTTACAGCATGTACGCGGTTGGAAAAGCCCTGATAACGGTAAGATATGAACTAAAAGACGAGAAAATTTACTTTGAAGTTACCTCGGCAAATATCGAGGGCGAAAGGACTGGCGGGACGAAGGATATCCCCGAAGTGATAAATTATCCCGTCCGCACCGTGCAAAAAGCTGTTCTTACAAAAACAAACTAACGAACTTACTATATGAAAAGAAATTTCTTAATATTTGTATTATCTATACTGACTTTACCCGCCCTGCAAAGATACGCTGTTGCAGACGGCATACCCCTGCAGGACCAATGTGAGCTCATTACCACGCTCCCCGAGAGAGCCGCCGAAATGATGGTCACTGTAGACGGCTTCGTCAACGGGCTTAGCGACTTCGATCTTCAGTCCAAGACGCTTACCATAGGAACTGTCACTCGTGAAGAGTACCTCGAATTTCTAAAGGGACGCGCGATGGAATACACATACGAAGACGTCGAAAAACTAAAACGCGTTGCAGCCTCCATTACAAAAAAACTCGATGACGCGGGTCTGCATCCGGCATTCCCTCCTATTATTGAGGTTATAAAGACCGATATGAAAGAGGAGAGCGGCGCCTCAGCCTACACACGTTTGAATTACATCGCCATGAGCGCAGATATGTTCGGCATGAGTGATAAAGATTTTGAAGACGTATTCATCCATGAACTCTTTCACGTGCTTTCTAGGAATAACCAGCAATTGCAGGGGAAAATTTACAATTCGCTCGGCTTCAAAAAAAGCAACGAAGTACCTTACCCGGATGGTATACAGCGCATCTCCAACCCCGACGCCCCATTCAATAACTATTATATTACCGTCGAATCGGCTGACGGTCCCGTCGATGCCATGCTGGTGCTGTATTCATTAAAGGATTACGAGGGAGGAAGTTTCTTCCGCTATGCAAAGCTCGGTCTTATGGTCGTCGAGGGTGACGATAATAACAAAACACCCGTAGTAAAAGACGGCAAGCCCGTCATACTTCAGCTCGATGAAGTAAGTAATTTTTTCGAGCAGGTTGGCAGGAATACCGGTTATATCATTCATCCGGAGGAAGCTTCCGCCGACCATTTCAGAATGCTCGTAAA contains:
- a CDS encoding VOC family protein, with translation MVIKILRIDHVQVCIPPGKETEARNFYSGILELEEIEKPEALKPNGGLWYRVGENQELHIGVEEPGSLTKAHPAFEILHLDEARNYLERSGIEIHEETRIPGVSRFSIRDPFGNRLEFLEKLS
- a CDS encoding DNA topology modulation protein, whose translation is MEKILIIGCSGGGKSTLARKIGNILTLPVIHLDIHFWKSGWIESTDEEWIPKVKELVKQDKWVMDGNFGETIPIRVEAADTVIFLDTSRTLQLWGVFTRVLKFYGKTRPDLPEGCPERFDWAFTKWVWQYNKNNRPKILNFLTNYKDSKNIIILKNRKEMNEFARSLCR
- a CDS encoding DinB family protein translates to MEATQTTAGLSDILRLQTRLFKNVLKDIDPEKETERINGNTNHLRWLAAHVVSTRYFIGQLTGMEIEEPHFDIIGQGKKLDETIEYPTLEESLQDWDAIAGKVEEGLANASDEVLSAKAPFEFPAVDNTILGAVSFMVHHEAYHIGQMGLIRKSFGSEAMKYN
- a CDS encoding alpha/beta fold hydrolase, whose product is MNNLLILHGAIGSVKQFTHLIRFLESDFKVYAIDFSGHGGSEIPAEDFTIEMFANDVLDWMAKKEIDKIDIFGYSMGGYVGLFLARFYPEKIGRVFTLATKFHWHEETAKREASMLDPDKIMDKFPAFAEELKHRHAPEDWAEVLRKTAKMMIALGHNNTIKDADFRAIENTALVSVGDRDKMVSIEETLGVYRQLKNGQMLVLPDTYHPIEKVSGDKLIHEIIDFFRG
- a CDS encoding class I SAM-dependent methyltransferase, whose protein sequence is MEIKKNWQEDFFIDGWDKFQDAYLAPERAIEETNFIDEFAKERGYKKVLDIPCGTGRISIPVAQRGYEVTGIDFNPNAVRIARERSSGMNIEFVEGDMREISYREEFDLITCMWGSLGYFSDEENFNFFCSLYKALRPGGAAVFDTLTLESIMRIYSPTDTRKMEGGYLIEERKYDARNSRINVEWIFLRGKEELKVHSSIRIYTYKEHIDMLEKAGFTEFRSFGGFKGEEFTVNSRRLELIAIK
- a CDS encoding diaminopropionate ammonia-lyase; translated protein: MNDCEFYINHSSTLPDDLIVRYKGVFDNGEILHFHRSLPGYQPTPLYSLSSLAAGLNIGELWVKDESERMGLKAFKVLGASYAISKMLDGLSKDAVFCTATDGNHGKAVAWSARMAGRHAVIFMPASTVESRIHNIENEGAKVIVVGGDYDDAVHMAKEKASEKGWILVQDTSWDGYTDIPVNIMAGYSTVFREMEDTLHKPGEPAFDIVFLKAGVGSWAASAAWYYHERYREKRPKIVLVEPSSADCVMESKKRGMPVPIERSGETMMAGLNCATASRLACEILHNSVDLFLSIPDWYAGAAMNALYYAKDEDEQIISGESGAAGLGGLLAMLREDSLGEARDFIGLNHNSRVLVFNTEGNTDPINFNKIIHGD
- a CDS encoding transporter; protein product: MKYLTLLLIIFISSPALWADEPGDFDLKLSLKNVSKTNYSPLHRSDDGKGYWTSARPDGHAPIGVMGDHVHSKGEMMFSYRFMNMYMSGMLDGTDEVLEETVVTPSGPYYYTVTPKNMTTQMHMLGIMYAPSNYVTITAMVPYLIKSMDHTTRSGVNFTTESNGLGDITLSGIFKLYNKNRNAILGNLGVIFPSGKIDAMDVTPASSPNETILPYPMQLGSGTFGIMPAITYLGQTKGFSWGVQSGATIRFGENNRDYRLGNKYYGTIWAAAPIAQWISASFRVTGNRVDNITGADTTLNANMVPTANPNLQAGTRVDAAFGFNLYSYTGGTRNLRFGIEGSSPIYQNLDGPQLKASWSVTAGIQYSFTLHK
- a CDS encoding T9SS type A sorting domain-containing protein, translating into MRKLLQTLWLPLIFLILPLEVNAQNGWVAYSFPGGDAFHFADDNNGLVTGKYIYSRTTNGGNTWSSDSVPYPHNFNYYNAVFFINANTGWLGMAYEVFNFPIGLTGGVTYKTTNGGVNWSQGENAGPVKDIQFLNENTGYVAAGGTNGFWTEGGIKKTTDGGMNWAGIYGGYYFVDVSFINVNTGWAIGSYGDDIGTYISLMLRTTSGGNSWTTLIRDSAIAFPVDPLKKIQFTNANTGYLLKNKLYKSTNSGDNWSMLDTNVFAGRQLRKFYFINNDTGWVTATGTIFRTNNGGMNWTMQSIPTPDVTGDIYFTNTLTGWAIANGTTILRTGTGGVTSIEPLSTEIPTEFSLHQNYPNPFNPTTKIKFDIPQTVRGEKSKVKLSVYDMSGKEIAELVNKELQPGSYEYNFDGSGLPSGVYFYKLQSGSFIKTKRMVMVK